One region of Mucilaginibacter gotjawali genomic DNA includes:
- a CDS encoding type II toxin-antitoxin system HicA family toxin, producing MKSYTPKEIVAILLAHGFELARTNGSHHIYVNRSNNKRTVVPMHAKDLKKGTLHGILKQAGIDLKD from the coding sequence ATGAAGTCTTATACACCCAAAGAGATTGTTGCTATTTTATTGGCGCATGGATTTGAACTCGCCCGAACAAATGGAAGTCACCATATCTATGTCAACAGATCGAATAATAAGAGAACTGTTGTTCCGATGCACGCAAAAGATTTAAAAAAGGGGACTTTGCACGGGATTCTCAAACAAGCCGGGATTGATTTAAAAGACTAA
- a CDS encoding TIR domain-containing protein, with amino-acid sequence MKVFISWSGSKSHKVALVFRDWFPSVIQSIEPYVSSEDIDKGARWSTDIAKELENSTFGILCVTKENLEAPWLSFEAGALSKTMDKAFVSPFLFDIKRSEVKGPILQFQSTIFQKEDIKKLLNTLNKACGEIGIPESRLEKAFEVWYPTLEDELSKISGIKDEADDAESKEDSKSHSAEILEEILDLSRNNQKLLRNPDPKVYENFDTLKAMIQDQYLKSERNSELDVRRISRKFSPIFFDEMLHMAMQSGKSSYGFLIVLSFFRADFPWVYDMGKELSDVLKSKSSKETKVDAVNDFKEMMDFTFQHPMMREIYGNRKDNFYMFMKEMPFILSNYLEYLTKDLKM; translated from the coding sequence ATGAAAGTATTTATAAGCTGGTCTGGTAGTAAAAGTCATAAAGTTGCATTGGTTTTTCGCGATTGGTTTCCATCAGTAATTCAGTCCATTGAGCCATATGTTTCCTCTGAAGATATTGATAAAGGGGCTAGATGGAGTACCGATATCGCCAAAGAACTTGAAAACTCAACTTTCGGGATACTTTGTGTTACTAAAGAAAATCTCGAGGCCCCCTGGCTTTCTTTTGAAGCTGGCGCTCTTTCAAAGACGATGGATAAGGCATTTGTGAGCCCGTTTCTATTTGATATTAAACGCTCAGAAGTCAAAGGCCCCATTTTACAATTTCAATCTACAATATTTCAAAAAGAGGATATAAAAAAACTGCTAAATACTTTAAATAAAGCGTGCGGAGAAATCGGAATTCCCGAAAGTAGGCTAGAAAAAGCTTTTGAGGTATGGTACCCTACCTTAGAAGATGAGCTAAGCAAAATTAGTGGTATCAAAGATGAAGCTGATGATGCTGAAAGTAAAGAAGATAGCAAGTCTCATTCAGCCGAGATTTTAGAAGAAATTCTCGATTTATCAAGAAATAACCAAAAACTTTTGCGAAATCCAGATCCGAAAGTTTACGAAAATTTTGATACATTAAAAGCAATGATCCAGGATCAATATTTAAAAAGCGAACGGAATTCTGAATTAGATGTTAGGAGAATATCAAGAAAGTTTAGTCCGATATTTTTTGATGAAATGCTCCATATGGCAATGCAAAGCGGGAAGAGTTCTTATGGGTTCTTAATTGTATTGAGTTTTTTTCGCGCTGATTTTCCTTGGGTCTATGATATGGGAAAAGAACTTTCTGACGTTTTAAAATCTAAATCAAGTAAAGAAACAAAAGTTGACGCTGTCAATGATTTTAAAGAAATGATGGACTTTACATTTCAGCATCCAATGATGCGAGAAATTTATGGAAACAGAAAAGATAATTTTTACATGTTTATGAAAGAGATGCCTTTTATTCTATCAAATTATCTTGAGTATTTAACAAAGGATTTAAAAATGTAA
- the lptC gene encoding LPS export ABC transporter periplasmic protein LptC: protein MKSGAKKFLYLGLPALFSCMLALSSCENSLNDIEKIASKEEDKPISKSTGVDVIYSDSAKVKAHLITPLMIELDEQNKGYQEMPKGVKVIFYDDALGEKGTITSEYAIRLVKENTITFRKNVVATNAQGETFKSEELVYDQTNKKLYSHKPVQITMTAGNVMYGTGFKSNESLYPWTIDSSTGVFHVDEKQEQGK from the coding sequence ATGAAAAGTGGGGCAAAGAAGTTTTTATACCTGGGTTTGCCGGCACTGTTTAGCTGTATGCTGGCGTTAAGCTCATGCGAAAACTCTTTGAACGATATCGAAAAGATCGCCTCCAAGGAAGAGGATAAGCCGATCTCCAAATCCACCGGCGTTGACGTGATCTACAGCGACTCGGCCAAGGTGAAAGCGCACCTGATCACTCCTTTAATGATTGAGCTTGACGAACAGAATAAGGGTTACCAGGAGATGCCCAAGGGCGTTAAAGTGATCTTTTATGATGACGCCCTCGGCGAAAAAGGTACCATCACCTCTGAATATGCTATCCGCCTGGTAAAAGAAAATACCATTACTTTCCGTAAAAACGTGGTCGCCACCAATGCACAGGGCGAGACGTTTAAATCAGAAGAGCTGGTTTACGACCAGACCAATAAAAAACTCTATTCGCATAAACCCGTTCAAATTACCATGACTGCCGGCAACGTAATGTACGGCACCGGTTTTAAAAGCAACGAAAGCCTGTACCCCTGGACCATCGACAGCTCAACAGGTGTTTTTCATGTGGATGAAAAGCAGGAGCAGGGGAAATAG
- a CDS encoding YjjG family noncanonical pyrimidine nucleotidase, whose product MQTPTSEIKYKHIFFDLDHTIWDFDKNAAETLIELYDIYKLDEIGLPGASLFIETYTRNNHQLWAEYHTGKITKTELRETRFRRTFIELGLHPDQVPLAFEDDYVKLCPTKTNLFPHAHETLQYLQGKYTLHLISNGFKEASTLKIGNTNIGQYFAEVIISEIVGINKPDPAIFEHALNVAGAKKNESMMIGDSLEADVYGALNFGMDAIYFNPFNAPKPDDVPVQIHHLKELMLIL is encoded by the coding sequence ATGCAAACTCCGACATCCGAAATAAAATACAAACACATTTTCTTCGACCTCGATCACACCATTTGGGATTTTGATAAAAATGCCGCTGAAACACTCATCGAGTTATATGACATTTATAAACTGGACGAGATCGGTTTACCCGGCGCATCCTTATTTATTGAAACCTATACCCGCAATAACCACCAGCTTTGGGCAGAATATCATACCGGGAAGATCACCAAAACGGAATTGCGGGAAACCCGCTTCAGAAGGACTTTTATAGAGCTTGGCCTGCACCCCGACCAGGTGCCGCTGGCTTTTGAGGATGATTATGTAAAACTTTGCCCCACCAAAACCAACCTGTTTCCGCATGCGCACGAGACTTTGCAATATTTGCAAGGCAAATATACCCTTCACCTGATCTCCAATGGTTTTAAGGAAGCCTCAACGCTTAAGATAGGTAACACCAATATTGGTCAGTATTTCGCTGAGGTGATCATCTCCGAAATTGTGGGCATCAACAAGCCCGATCCGGCCATTTTTGAACATGCGCTAAATGTGGCGGGAGCCAAAAAAAATGAAAGCATGATGATTGGCGACAGCCTGGAGGCCGACGTTTACGGTGCATTGAATTTTGGTATGGATGCCATCTATTTTAACCCGTTTAATGCGCCAAAGCCGGATGATGTACCAGTGCAGATACATCATTTGAAGGAACTGATGTTGATATTATAA
- a CDS encoding DinB family protein yields MNINKERKAIDTALDNYRARLDLIPDEKFTETPPGGGWSYAEVYSHILQATLGSTIALERCCNNTCVPTTKKLTFLGMLMMTINRFPPVRVKVPEKVNAKMPALKISKEDAKNLVIKCRKRVDEITPQLKDALPASRHKHPRLGMLNAGQWVKFIRIHLLHHLKQLDRIEKKFKTG; encoded by the coding sequence ATGAACATCAACAAGGAACGTAAGGCCATTGATACCGCATTGGATAACTACCGGGCGCGGCTTGACCTTATCCCTGATGAAAAATTTACCGAAACGCCGCCTGGCGGGGGATGGTCATACGCCGAGGTGTACAGCCATATCCTGCAGGCCACATTAGGTTCAACCATAGCGCTGGAACGGTGCTGCAATAATACCTGCGTACCTACTACCAAAAAATTAACTTTTTTGGGCATGCTGATGATGACCATCAACAGGTTCCCGCCGGTTAGGGTAAAAGTGCCTGAAAAAGTTAACGCAAAAATGCCTGCCCTGAAGATCAGCAAAGAGGACGCCAAAAACCTGGTGATCAAATGCCGGAAACGGGTGGATGAAATTACCCCGCAATTAAAGGATGCACTGCCGGCCTCGCGGCATAAACACCCGCGCCTGGGGATGCTGAATGCCGGGCAATGGGTTAAATTTATCAGGATCCATTTACTGCATCATTTAAAACAGCTGGACAGGATCGAAAAAAAATTTAAAACCGGATGA
- the purQ gene encoding phosphoribosylformylglycinamidine synthase subunit PurQ has protein sequence MILNEYRPISPITIRPTAIKLILMKFGVVIFPGSNCDEDLIYVLEKIMGQEVVRLWHKDHDLQGAEFIVLPGGFSFGDYLRSGAIARFSPIMQEVIRFAANGGYVLGICNGFQILTEAGLLEGALLHNENRKFICRNIYMKPQTSNSLITAQIDPQRALKIPIAHGEGNYFADPEVLQSLKDNDQILFRYCDESGNITPESNPNGSLENIAGICNKERNVFGFMPHPERAADALVANEDGLAIFESILSMVKV, from the coding sequence ATGATCTTAAATGAATACCGGCCGATAAGCCCGATCACCATCAGGCCGACTGCCATAAAATTAATTCTGATGAAATTTGGAGTAGTTATATTTCCGGGATCCAATTGCGATGAGGACCTCATTTATGTATTGGAAAAAATAATGGGCCAGGAAGTGGTTCGTTTATGGCATAAAGACCATGACCTGCAGGGGGCCGAGTTTATTGTATTGCCAGGCGGTTTTTCTTTTGGCGATTACTTGCGTTCGGGCGCAATTGCACGTTTTTCGCCCATCATGCAGGAAGTTATCCGCTTTGCTGCCAACGGAGGATATGTTTTAGGGATCTGCAATGGTTTCCAGATCCTTACCGAAGCAGGCTTGCTGGAAGGTGCGCTGCTGCATAATGAGAACCGGAAATTTATTTGCCGCAATATTTATATGAAGCCGCAAACTTCAAACTCATTGATCACCGCGCAGATCGATCCGCAGCGGGCATTAAAAATACCTATCGCCCATGGCGAAGGCAATTATTTTGCTGATCCGGAAGTGTTGCAATCATTGAAAGACAACGACCAGATCTTGTTCAGGTATTGTGACGAATCAGGAAATATTACGCCTGAAAGCAACCCTAACGGATCTTTAGAGAACATAGCGGGCATCTGCAACAAGGAAAGAAATGTGTTTGGTTTTATGCCGCACCCTGAACGCGCTGCCGATGCTTTGGTAGCCAACGAGGATGGCCTTGCCATTTTTGAATCTATTTTATCAATGGTAAAGGTTTGA
- a CDS encoding DUF4834 family protein produces the protein MPELLSFLITAILILYILRLLARIFLPMLFQKVVNKAQQQQQQNYGQQYNQNTNQQTSQNAGPAKIKVDYVPPQSKKGSIPDSEGDFVDYEEIK, from the coding sequence ATGCCGGAATTACTTAGTTTCCTGATTACAGCCATCTTAATTTTATATATCCTACGCCTGCTTGCACGTATATTTTTGCCTATGCTTTTTCAAAAGGTGGTTAACAAAGCTCAACAGCAGCAACAACAAAACTACGGGCAGCAGTACAACCAGAACACAAACCAGCAAACCAGCCAAAATGCCGGCCCTGCAAAAATAAAGGTTGACTATGTACCGCCTCAATCAAAAAAAGGAAGCATACCCGATTCTGAAGGGGATTTTGTAGATTACGAAGAAATTAAATAA
- a CDS encoding glycosyltransferase family protein has protein sequence MKILYAIQGTGNGHISRAREIVPLLQQYGELDLLVSGTEAEVSLAQPLKYRFHGFSFVFGTQGGVDNWATFKLMNLPRLLKDIRNLPLKQYDLIINDFEPVSAWACRLQKLPSVSLSHQCSFVSPKTPRPAKRSWAEWLFKYYSPTTDHIGFHFERYDDFIHTPVIRSEIRNLITSNAGHYTVYLPAYDDKLLAGLLNKASKVTWHIFSKRQKTPYQQGNVQVFPVNNEAFNNSLAACEGLLTGGGFEGPAEALFLQKKVMMIPMKGQYEQQCNALAASKLGVPVIYDVDDQFVYHINNWISSEKKIAVNFPDETAQIIADMIKRYAKNK, from the coding sequence ATGAAAATACTCTATGCTATACAGGGAACAGGTAATGGCCATATTAGCCGGGCGCGCGAAATTGTGCCCCTGCTGCAGCAATATGGCGAGCTTGACCTGCTGGTAAGCGGTACAGAAGCCGAGGTAAGTTTGGCGCAGCCATTAAAGTACCGGTTTCATGGCTTTAGTTTTGTTTTTGGGACGCAGGGCGGGGTTGACAATTGGGCCACCTTTAAATTGATGAACCTGCCCCGCCTATTGAAGGATATCCGAAACCTCCCCTTGAAGCAATACGACCTGATCATCAACGATTTTGAGCCAGTAAGCGCCTGGGCATGCAGGCTGCAAAAATTACCAAGTGTATCGTTAAGTCACCAGTGCTCTTTTGTTTCGCCCAAAACACCCAGGCCGGCCAAACGCAGCTGGGCCGAATGGCTTTTTAAATACTATTCGCCTACTACTGATCATATTGGCTTTCATTTTGAGCGTTATGATGATTTTATACATACCCCGGTTATCCGCAGCGAAATCCGCAATTTAATTACCAGCAACGCCGGGCATTACACGGTTTACCTGCCCGCATATGACGATAAACTGCTTGCGGGGCTGTTAAATAAAGCGTCTAAAGTAACGTGGCATATTTTTTCAAAGCGGCAGAAAACGCCATACCAGCAGGGTAATGTGCAGGTGTTTCCGGTAAATAACGAAGCATTTAACAATAGCCTTGCGGCCTGCGAGGGGCTGCTTACCGGCGGCGGTTTTGAAGGCCCTGCCGAAGCTTTATTTTTACAGAAAAAAGTGATGATGATCCCGATGAAGGGCCAGTATGAGCAGCAATGCAATGCCCTGGCGGCTTCAAAACTTGGGGTGCCGGTGATATATGATGTTGACGACCAGTTTGTTTACCATATCAATAACTGGATCAGCAGCGAAAAAAAGATCGCCGTTAATTTTCCGGATGAAACAGCGCAGATCATAGCTGATATGATCAAACGGTATGCTAAAAATAAGTAG
- a CDS encoding UDP-2,3-diacylglucosamine diphosphatase translates to MAKREVDIVVISDVHLGTYGCHAKELLKYLKSVKPKMLILNGDIIDIWQFSKSYWPEAHMKVVRRILKFVTEGIPVYYLTGNHDEMLRKFADFNLGSFQLLNKIVLNIDGKKAWIFHGDVFDVTMQHSKWLAKLGAIGYDTLILINSFTNRILTAFGRQKMSFSQKVKASFKEAVKFINQFEQTAADLAVDKNYQYVICGHIHHAEIREIESTEKSGSVLYLNSGDWVESLTALEYNEGKWTIFKYEPDNFGSEPDDDDKTDAEDLDAKMDVNILLERFKQEPG, encoded by the coding sequence ATGGCTAAACGCGAAGTTGATATTGTAGTTATATCCGACGTGCATTTGGGCACCTATGGCTGTCACGCCAAAGAATTGCTGAAATATTTAAAAAGCGTCAAACCGAAAATGCTGATCCTGAACGGCGATATCATAGATATCTGGCAGTTCAGCAAATCATACTGGCCCGAAGCGCATATGAAAGTGGTGCGCAGGATTCTGAAGTTTGTGACCGAAGGCATCCCGGTTTACTATTTAACCGGCAATCATGATGAAATGCTGCGCAAATTTGCTGATTTTAACCTGGGTTCTTTCCAGCTGCTGAATAAGATCGTACTGAATATTGACGGTAAGAAAGCCTGGATCTTCCACGGCGATGTGTTTGACGTTACCATGCAGCATTCTAAATGGCTGGCCAAACTTGGCGCCATTGGTTATGATACACTCATCCTGATCAATAGCTTTACCAACCGGATTTTAACAGCTTTTGGCCGCCAAAAAATGAGCTTTTCGCAAAAAGTTAAGGCGAGTTTTAAAGAAGCGGTAAAATTTATCAACCAGTTTGAACAAACTGCCGCCGACCTGGCTGTCGACAAAAACTACCAGTATGTAATTTGCGGGCATATCCATCACGCCGAGATCAGGGAGATCGAATCAACCGAAAAAAGCGGTTCCGTTTTGTATTTAAATTCAGGCGACTGGGTAGAGAGCCTTACCGCGCTGGAATATAATGAAGGTAAGTGGACCATATTTAAATACGAACCCGATAACTTTGGAAGCGAGCCCGATGACGACGATAAAACCGATGCAGAGGACCTGGATGCCAAAATGGATGTAAATATCTTACTCGAAAGATTTAAACAGGAACCGGGGTAG
- the uvrB gene encoding excinuclease ABC subunit UvrB has protein sequence MDFKLTSQYYPTGDQPEAIRQLVEGVNNQDPFQTLLGVTGSGKTFTIANVIAQTQKPTLILSHNKTLAAQLYGEFKQFFPDNAVNYFVSYYDYYQPEAFIPTTNTYIEKDLQINEEIEKLRLRTTSALMSGRRDVIVVSSISCIYGMGNPEDFKDSVFRFAVGTRISRNAFLHRLVEILYSRTTADFKRGTFRVKGDVVDIFPAYMDHAYRVSFFGDDIEELSTFDVSTGKTMEKMTHMVLFPANLYVAPRERFTQSIWAIQEELETRKKQFIGDGRYLEAKRLEERVNYDLEMIRELGYCSGIENYSRFFDGRLPGARPFCLLDYFPDDYLMVIDESHVTVGQIRAMYGGDRSRKISLVEYGFRLPAAMDNRPLNFQEFESLAPQTIYVSATPGDFELEKSGGVVVEQVIRPTGLLDPVIDVRPVINQVDDLLEEVDKTVKMGDRVLVTTLTKRMAEELAKYMDRLGIKCRYIHSEVKTLERVEILRGLRLGEFDVLIGINLLREGLDLPEVSLVAILDADKEGFLRSERSLIQTIGRAARNDRGRVIMYADKITDSMQITMDETNRRRDIQIKYNAEHGITPTTVGKTRSEIIEQTSVMDFKDGIQKAYVEADSVSMAADPIVQYMTKPDLKKSIENTKKEMIAAAKDMDFLLAAKLRDEMFALEKMMAEKF, from the coding sequence ATGGATTTTAAATTAACTTCTCAATATTATCCCACCGGCGACCAGCCCGAAGCCATCAGGCAGCTGGTTGAAGGTGTAAATAACCAGGACCCGTTTCAAACCCTGCTGGGGGTAACCGGCTCGGGTAAAACATTTACTATTGCCAATGTAATTGCGCAAACGCAAAAGCCTACGCTCATATTAAGTCATAATAAAACCCTGGCGGCGCAGCTTTACGGCGAGTTTAAACAGTTTTTTCCGGATAACGCGGTCAACTATTTTGTTTCTTACTACGACTATTACCAGCCCGAAGCTTTTATCCCCACTACCAATACTTATATCGAAAAAGACCTGCAGATAAATGAGGAAATAGAAAAATTACGCTTACGCACCACCTCGGCGTTAATGTCGGGCAGGCGGGATGTGATCGTGGTTTCGTCTATTTCCTGCATCTACGGTATGGGTAACCCGGAGGATTTTAAAGATTCCGTTTTCCGTTTTGCGGTGGGTACACGCATCAGCCGCAATGCTTTTTTACACCGGCTGGTAGAGATACTATACTCACGCACCACGGCGGATTTTAAACGCGGCACCTTCAGGGTAAAGGGCGATGTTGTAGATATTTTCCCGGCTTATATGGACCACGCCTACCGGGTTTCTTTTTTTGGAGATGATATTGAGGAATTAAGCACTTTTGATGTCAGCACCGGGAAAACGATGGAGAAGATGACGCACATGGTGCTCTTCCCGGCCAACTTATATGTGGCCCCGCGTGAACGTTTTACCCAAAGCATCTGGGCCATACAGGAAGAACTGGAAACCCGAAAAAAGCAATTCATAGGCGATGGCCGCTACCTGGAAGCCAAACGACTGGAAGAAAGGGTAAATTACGACCTGGAGATGATCCGCGAATTGGGCTATTGCTCGGGTATTGAAAATTACTCCCGCTTTTTTGATGGCAGGCTGCCTGGCGCAAGACCGTTTTGTTTACTGGATTATTTCCCGGATGATTATTTAATGGTGATTGATGAGAGCCACGTTACGGTGGGCCAGATAAGGGCGATGTATGGCGGCGACCGTTCCCGAAAGATCTCATTGGTTGAATATGGTTTCCGTTTGCCTGCCGCTATGGATAACCGCCCCTTAAATTTCCAGGAATTTGAAAGCCTTGCCCCGCAAACTATTTATGTAAGCGCTACCCCGGGTGATTTTGAACTGGAAAAATCAGGCGGTGTGGTGGTTGAACAGGTGATCCGTCCTACCGGATTGCTTGACCCTGTGATAGATGTTCGGCCTGTGATCAACCAGGTGGATGATTTATTAGAGGAGGTTGATAAAACGGTAAAAATGGGCGACCGTGTGCTGGTAACCACGCTTACCAAACGCATGGCCGAAGAACTGGCCAAATACATGGACAGGCTGGGCATTAAATGCCGGTACATCCACTCCGAAGTGAAGACCCTTGAAAGGGTGGAAATATTACGCGGGCTGCGCCTTGGCGAGTTTGATGTACTGATCGGTATCAACCTTTTGCGCGAGGGCCTGGACCTACCCGAAGTTTCGCTGGTAGCCATTTTGGATGCGGATAAGGAAGGCTTTTTACGCTCGGAACGCTCGCTGATCCAAACCATTGGCCGTGCGGCGCGTAATGACCGTGGCAGGGTAATTATGTATGCTGATAAAATAACAGACTCGATGCAGATCACGATGGACGAAACCAACCGCCGCCGTGATATCCAAATCAAATACAACGCGGAACACGGCATTACGCCAACCACTGTTGGTAAAACCCGCAGCGAGATCATTGAGCAAACATCAGTAATGGACTTTAAAGACGGGATCCAAAAAGCTTACGTAGAGGCCGATTCGGTATCCATGGCCGCAGACCCTATTGTGCAGTACATGACCAAGCCTGATCTAAAAAAATCCATCGAAAACACCAAAAAAGAAATGATCGCGGCAGCAAAAGATATGGACTTTTTGTTAGCAGCCAAACTACGCGATGAAATGTTTGCGCTTGAAAAAATGATGGCGGAGAAGTTTTGA
- a CDS encoding type II toxin-antitoxin system HicB family antitoxin — protein sequence MKQRTYRILLTPEDEGGFSVSVPALPGCFTQGETIDEAIAMAKEAISLYVESLEEDGEPVPDDSKSLEYSLTFAS from the coding sequence ATGAAGCAACGTACCTACCGTATACTACTTACTCCTGAGGATGAAGGGGGATTTAGTGTTTCTGTTCCCGCGCTGCCGGGATGTTTTACTCAAGGTGAGACAATTGACGAAGCGATAGCAATGGCGAAAGAGGCAATAAGCTTATATGTGGAAAGTTTAGAAGAAGATGGTGAGCCGGTTCCTGATGACAGCAAAAGCCTCGAATATTCTTTGACATTTGCGTCTTAA
- a CDS encoding type III pantothenate kinase, whose amino-acid sequence MNLVIDIGNTFTKIAVFKQDELVFNAQYQQLDEEIIGDLLIDHQISRAIISTVKNKDDDAWQLFLAQSTRLVYFNAAMNRLIKNHYLSPETLGADRLAAVTGAHHLYPGNDNLVISGGTCITYDWVDAGGNYFGGSISPGLNMRYKALNNYTAGLPLVDADESFSAFFGNNTTSSILSGVQNGIKYELTGFIESYRANEKDLNIVLSGGDSIFFDTLLKNSIFAPCIKIEPYLVLKGLNAAIHNNND is encoded by the coding sequence ATGAACCTCGTCATCGACATTGGCAATACGTTTACAAAAATTGCTGTTTTTAAGCAGGATGAACTTGTTTTTAACGCACAATACCAGCAGCTTGATGAAGAGATCATCGGTGACTTGTTAATCGATCATCAAATAAGCCGGGCCATTATATCTACCGTTAAAAATAAGGACGACGATGCCTGGCAACTGTTTTTGGCGCAAAGCACCCGTTTGGTTTACTTTAATGCGGCGATGAACAGGCTGATTAAAAATCATTACCTGAGCCCGGAAACATTAGGGGCCGACCGCCTTGCAGCGGTTACGGGAGCCCACCATTTATACCCCGGTAATGATAACCTGGTAATAAGCGGCGGTACCTGCATTACGTATGATTGGGTTGATGCCGGCGGAAATTATTTTGGCGGCAGCATATCACCGGGATTAAATATGCGTTATAAGGCATTAAATAATTATACTGCCGGGTTACCGCTGGTTGATGCCGACGAAAGCTTTAGCGCTTTTTTTGGAAACAACACCACCTCATCCATACTATCGGGGGTGCAAAACGGGATAAAATATGAGTTAACCGGTTTTATTGAAAGCTACCGGGCTAACGAAAAAGACTTGAATATTGTACTGAGCGGGGGCGACAGTATTTTTTTTGATACGCTGTTAAAAAATAGCATCTTTGCCCCCTGTATAAAAATTGAGCCTTACTTGGTTCTAAAAGGATTAAATGCAGCCATACACAACAATAATGATTAA
- a CDS encoding DUF6427 family protein: MINFFKKLSPFNVLWLVVVLIGLRTGYLVNAPAKAGSMFMGPFLSLWLPAGYSAISPTLNVFLAAVMVLAQALLLNHLVNHFNLLGKPSFLPALMFIALSSLFTPFLLLSPPLICNFLVIWMLFKLINFYKSKDAKSTAFDLGMIIALGTLLYLPFVFLFLAVWIGLVIFRSFDWREWIAAVIGFITIFFFLAVYYYLENNLVHFADIWLPLATRFPQNINTNYYNYLLIIPVVVILTLCLIKLQQNFYKSYIQVRKSLQLLLIVFVITLLSFCVKAAFQLPHFLLCAVPASVFFAYYFLNAKRKWFYEALFGLLLLMIVYFQFNNF, translated from the coding sequence ATGATCAACTTTTTCAAAAAGCTTAGCCCGTTTAATGTTTTATGGCTTGTAGTGGTTTTAATAGGGCTGCGCACAGGCTACCTGGTTAACGCGCCCGCAAAAGCCGGATCAATGTTTATGGGGCCGTTTTTAAGCCTTTGGCTGCCGGCAGGTTACAGCGCAATTTCTCCCACATTAAACGTTTTCCTGGCTGCGGTTATGGTGCTGGCGCAGGCACTTTTGCTTAATCACCTGGTCAATCATTTTAACTTATTAGGGAAACCCTCATTTTTGCCGGCCTTAATGTTTATTGCCTTATCAAGCCTGTTTACGCCCTTCCTGTTATTAAGCCCGCCCTTAATTTGTAATTTCCTGGTGATCTGGATGCTTTTTAAACTGATTAATTTTTACAAAAGTAAAGATGCCAAATCAACTGCGTTTGACCTTGGGATGATCATCGCTCTGGGCACCTTGTTATATCTTCCCTTTGTTTTTCTTTTTCTGGCCGTATGGATCGGCCTGGTAATTTTCAGGTCTTTCGACTGGCGCGAATGGATTGCGGCTGTAATCGGGTTCATTACCATCTTTTTTTTCCTGGCGGTTTATTATTATTTAGAGAACAACCTGGTACATTTTGCAGATATATGGCTTCCGCTGGCCACCAGGTTTCCGCAAAATATCAATACCAACTATTATAATTACCTGTTAATTATACCGGTTGTAGTTATACTGACGCTCTGTTTGATCAAATTGCAGCAAAATTTTTATAAAAGTTATATCCAGGTACGCAAGTCGCTTCAGCTGTTGCTGATCGTATTTGTGATCACCCTGCTGTCATTTTGCGTAAAAGCTGCTTTTCAATTGCCACATTTTTTGTTGTGTGCAGTGCCGGCATCGGTGTTTTTTGCTTACTATTTTTTAAATGCTAAACGCAAATGGTTTTACGAAGCGCTGTTCGGCTTATTGCTGCTCATGATCGTTTATTTTCAGTTTAACAATTTTTAA